GCATAGCCGTTCGCGCATCCTTCACGCCAACGGAGATGCAACAGGAAGGGAGATTGCGGTCTCTCTTCTGCGTCACGTTCGTGCAATCCCCAATGTTCGTCTTCTGGAATGGACGACCGGCATCGACCTGATCGTCGAACAACACAACCGAGTCGCGGGAGCCATTCTGCTGGACGGGGAAGGTGGCATCCTTAAGATCTACGCTCGCGCCACCCTGCTTGCCAGCGGAGGCGCAGGGCAGGTCTACAGCGACACCACTAATCCTGCTGTGGCTACAGGCGACGGCATTGCGATGGCATGGCGCGCAGGAGCCGCTGTCGTCGATATGGAGTTTTATCAGTTTCACCCCACTGCATTCAGTGCTCCCGGAGCGCCAAGATTTTTATTGAGCGAGGCCCTTCGCGGTGAGGGCGCAATCCTTGTCAACGCCAGCGGAGAACGTTTCATGCTCAAGGAGCATCCGCTGGCCGAACTCGCCCCCCGTGACGTAGTCGCTCGTGCAATTACACGCGAAGGCATGGATGGCCCTGTCCATCTCGACATGCGACATGTCGCGAAGGACCTTCACGAACGCTTTCCCGGTATCTCGGCGTTTCTCGCGAAGTATCATCTCGATCTCAATCGGGATCTGGTTCCTGTCCGTCCGGCCGCACATTATTTGATGGGAGGCATCCTCACCGATGTCCACGGCCGCACGACGCTTCCGGGGCTCTATGCTGCGGGAGAAGCAGCCTGCACCGGGGTTCATGGCGCGAATCGCCTGGCATCCAATTCTCTGCTTGAAGGGCTCGTTTTTGGCGCTCTTGCTGCCGAGGCCATGATGGCCGATCGCATATCCAATCTGTTTCGGCCGGAGTCATTCCCTTCCATTTCGGTCCCGGCCGAGCGCACGCCGGACGAACAGGTGGAACGATGGATCGAAGATCTTCGCAACAATATGTGGAAGTTTGCCGGGCTGCTGCGCGATGCTCAGGGACTTCAGCTGATGCAGCATAAACTTCAGGCTCTAGCAGGGACGATACCGCAAGGACTCTCACGACGTGCCATTGAAGCTCGCAATCTCTATACGGTCGCTTCGCTTATCGTTACTGCTGCGCTGGCCCGATGCGAGAGTCGTGGAGCACACTTCCGCATGGATTATCCGCAGCACAATGCAGAGGCTCTTCACTCTGTCCTGTATCGCAACGACATCTCCTTCTGCCGCTCTCTACTGGAAGCATTTGTAACGCAGCAATAAAAAGCGATGTCTGTATAACAGTTACGGAAAGAATGACGGCGCAGGTTCTTCGCGCCGTTTTCTTTAATCTGCTATGCGTTTCCCGCTTCTGTTGGCTTCCGGATCAGCGAGAGGCCAATGGTAATTGCGAGCATCGCCGCGACCACTCCCAGGGAAACCAGGGGGCCGATCTCGATAAAGTGAGAGGACAACATCTTGAGGGCGGCGAATGCGAGAACCGCAGCCAAGCCATAGTGCAGATAGCGAAGTTTCGTCAGCAGGTGGGCCAGGAGGAAGTACAACGACCGCAGCCCCATGACCGCCATGATGTTCGATGTGTACGCCAGGAAGGGGTGGCGTGTGATCGAAAGGACCGCTGGGATGGAGTCGATCGCAAACACCAGGTCGGTGACCTCGATCGCAATCAAGGCCAGCATCAGGACTGTCGCCATTCGTTGGCCGTTCTCTCGTACAAGGAAGCGGTCCTGGCGAAGGCTTACAGGGCGGAGCTGGGAGATCCACCTAAGCCAAGGCGGTGTCTCTTCTTTCTGCTTCTCATCTTCAGGAAGAACAAGACGAATTGAAGCGATCAGCAGGATGACAGCAAACACGTAGCTAACCCATTCGAAGCGGGCGAGCAGCTCGAGCCCGGCTGCGATAAAGGCGCCGCGCATGACGATCGCTCCGGCCACGCCCCAGAAGAGCACTCGCGGTTGATTCGCCGGTTCGATGCGAAAGAGTTTAAAGAGCAGCAGGAAGACAAAAAGATTGTCGATCGAGAGAGCTTCTTCGATGGCGTAGCCCGCGAGATACTGGGTTGCGGCAGTCCCTCCAAGCGAACGCAAAACAAACAGCGCGAAGACAAGGGCCGCGCCTACCCACAGAATGGTGGCGGCTACAGAGGTGGAGTGCAGGGTCTCGTCGGCAGGCTTTTTGGATCGCTGCCAGCGAATGTACAGGTATTCCGTTGCCATCAAGGCAAAGACGAAGATATGAAACCCAATCCAGTGGCTGACCGGTGTCGAAGGCATCTCTTAGGATGCTATCGCGCTTTGAGCACTTAGAAGGGAAGTGGGCTTAGTGCGCTCCCAGAACCATGGCATAGACGGTGTAGATGCCGAAGGCAAGCAGCCCCCAGAGGGCAGAGGAAAAGATCACTCCCCGAACGATATCTCCGAGAGGATGCGTATCAAAGTACCCTGCTTGTTTCTCCCATCGTCCGGGCCAGACCTCGTGATCATTACGCTGACGAGGCAAGATTTTTGAAAACGTCATGCTATTTCTCCCAAGTTATCCACAGGCTATGGAGCAGGTATCTACCTTGCTATCCCCCATTTGGGGTATATCGGCAAGTTTTATGAGCGCATGAGGAGCCAAGAACCTTGCCTAGAGAAAATCCTGTTTTTTCATGACAGAGAGCAGGGAGCGGAGTAGTATGTCCGCCCAGGGCCCTTTGTACCTATAAAACCTAGAACAGGAGCTTTTTCCATGAAGCTTTTTTCGTCGTCACTTTCACTTCTTGCGATTACATTCTTTGCTGTTTCAGCCCATGCTCAATCTGCGCCTCCGGCGGGAGCGACGGGGCTTTGTAAAGACGGGACTTACACCACTTCCGCAACCAAGAGCGGCGCTTGCCGTGGGCACCAGGGCGTAAAGCAGTGGCTTTCGGCCTCTGCAGCGCCAGCGGCGGCCGCTGCGCCAGCCAAGGCTGCGACCCCTACGCCAAGTCTGGCTCCGGCAGCGGCTCCAGCTCCAATGAGTGCCCCCGCGGCGTCCGCGGCTCCGGCGAAGGCCGCCCATACGAACCTGGCGAGTGTCGCTGCGGCTCCTGGTGGTGGCCCAGGCATGGTATGGGTCAACAGTTCGTCGAACGTCTACCACTGCTATGGCTCGCAGTACTACGGTAAGACCAAGCAAGGATCTTATATGTCAGAGGCCGATGCGAAGGCCAAAGGAGCGCACGCGGACCATAATCATCCATGCTCCAAGTAACCCTCCCCCCTAGTATTTTGCGCAAAGTATTCAAACCATTTGATTTAGGTTCGTACTTTGATGCCAAATTGGCCCTTCCCGAAGGTAGCTGAATTCAGAGCAAAAAGACAGGGAGAGCAGATCCATCTGCTCTCCCTGTTTCTATTGTATAGATACGCAAAGGGTGTTTCTGCAATCTATATCCCATTGTCTTCCAGCTATTTAGGTCAAATATGCAGTTGACAGGGTTTCATGAAGAACAGCAGCAGCTCTTTTGTTGGACAGGTGGACACTTTACAGAGCCGAAGGAGCAGAAGACACAGCAATCTCCTGATTTGGGACGCAGTATCGTGTGGCATCCGGCACACTCATGGAAGAATTGGCATGAGTCCGTAGGCATATTCTCCCGTGTCGTATGCCCGCACTCCGGGCAGGTGAGGAGGGACTCGAGAATAACGGCGTCCGGCGTCACTTCTGTTGTCCTTCCCTATGTACCTTTGAGGGAAAACCTGCATTTGCCGTAGCTTTCACCAGCTCCGACGGGCTTGTTTTGTCAGCGTCGAACCTGACTGTGGCCGTTTTGTGATCGTAGTCGACCTTAGTTTCAATTACGCCGTGAACTTTCTGCAAAGCCTTGTGAATCGTAATCGAACACATGGCACAGGTCATGTTCTGAATATCCAAAACGGTGGTTTGAGGAGTCTCCGCAAGCGCGGAGACCGGCAGGATAATGAGCAAAGCGGCAAGTAATTTGCGCATGGTCTACTCCTTTAGCGATAGAGAAGAGGCAAGATCCACGGGCTGGCTACGAAGATGAGTACGACCGGTGCTAACACCCAAAACAGCACTCTTTGCACATTTCGAGTTTGATCGGCAACGCATTTGTTCCCAACGGAACAATCCTTCGGGGTCAGATAGAGACTGCGGAAAGCCAGCCCAAGAAATACGACGGTCAACACAATGAATACAGGACGAAAAGGCTCAAGCGCCGTCAGGTGAGTGATCCACGCGCCGCCGATACCGAGGCTCAGAAGGAGAAGAGGGCCCACACAGCATGCGGACGCGCCAATTCCGGTCAGCACACTGCCGACAAGAGCTGCTTTGGTATTGAGTACAGGTCGCATATGAAATATCTTCCCGTTTTTTACTCTAAACTCCGTACCATAGTACGGAGTCAAGGGGAGAGGGACATGCCTGAGAACTTAACCATCGGCATGCTGGCGAAACGTGGCGGCGTAAATGTCGAGACCATTCGTTACTACCAACGGCGAGGGTTGCTGCAAGAGCCGCTAAAACCGTATACGGGATTTCGACAATATCCGCCTCAATCCGTAAGGCGCATTCGCTTTATCAAACGAGCGCAAAGTCTGGGGTTTACTCTCGAAGAGATTCATGGCCTACTTGCCCTGGACGAACGGAGAGCTTGTCGGGAGACGCGCGGTATGGCGGCTCATAAGCTGGAGTTGATTGAAGAGAAGCTCGCAGATTTGTCCACAATGAAGAAGGCACTCTCCCGGCTTGTGCGTGCCTGTGATGCTTCATCGGAAGGTACACCCTGTCCGATCATTCACCTTCTGGCGGACGATTGACCTATCGGTGGAGATTGATGAGCCGAATCATCTCGATTAGAAGATCGCCTGAGATCTGGAGCGAGCGAGCGCTGATCTTGTCGAGGGTATCGAGTTCGGTGTGGTGATATCCCCCTTCGGGGTGTTCCCGCGTGGGTGGGCCATACTCAATATCCACGACATCGAGTACGGGGACTCCGCGCTGGCGGAAGGGAAGATGGTCGTCCATGACTGCCGTTTCGTTCTTGAAGACGTAGGCCGAATGCCCCGTGTTCTTCGCCGCGGTGGCCAACATATCGAGCAGCCAGGGAGTGGAGTTGGAGTCGCGGTCGATGTTCAGGTCTTTATCGCCGATCATGTCAGCCACAAGAAATGCCTTGATCTTCTGGAGGATTCCTTCCTGCGACCACTTTGCTGCCAGATGGCGGGTTCCGTAGAGCGAGTCGCGGTCGCTCCAGGACTGGATGGCCTCTTCGCCGTCGTCGAAGACGAGCCAGACGCTGTAGCCCTCGGGTGGATGAGCGCGCAGGTAGTTGCCGAGTTCGATCAAGAGAGCGGTGGTGGCACCGCCGTCATTGGCTCCAACGAAGTTGATGTCGCGCAGCGGGTAGTTCGTCTCGTAGTGGCTTGCGATGACGATGATGCCGTCCTTCTTGCCG
This portion of the Edaphobacter sp. 4G125 genome encodes:
- the nadB gene encoding L-aspartate oxidase; translation: MPSVASSVGSNPSDPRGHHVDFLVIGAGIAGLSAAIRLAGVGSVLVVTKEELAESNTSYAQGGIAVAMGGDEDVALHLDDTLAAGDGLVEKESARLLVEQGPVRVQELLEWGTSFDRENGQLMLTREGAHSRSRILHANGDATGREIAVSLLRHVRAIPNVRLLEWTTGIDLIVEQHNRVAGAILLDGEGGILKIYARATLLASGGAGQVYSDTTNPAVATGDGIAMAWRAGAAVVDMEFYQFHPTAFSAPGAPRFLLSEALRGEGAILVNASGERFMLKEHPLAELAPRDVVARAITREGMDGPVHLDMRHVAKDLHERFPGISAFLAKYHLDLNRDLVPVRPAAHYLMGGILTDVHGRTTLPGLYAAGEAACTGVHGANRLASNSLLEGLVFGALAAEAMMADRISNLFRPESFPSISVPAERTPDEQVERWIEDLRNNMWKFAGLLRDAQGLQLMQHKLQALAGTIPQGLSRRAIEARNLYTVASLIVTAALARCESRGAHFRMDYPQHNAEALHSVLYRNDISFCRSLLEAFVTQQ
- a CDS encoding TerC/Alx family metal homeostasis membrane protein; its protein translation is MPSTPVSHWIGFHIFVFALMATEYLYIRWQRSKKPADETLHSTSVAATILWVGAALVFALFVLRSLGGTAATQYLAGYAIEEALSIDNLFVFLLLFKLFRIEPANQPRVLFWGVAGAIVMRGAFIAAGLELLARFEWVSYVFAVILLIASIRLVLPEDEKQKEETPPWLRWISQLRPVSLRQDRFLVRENGQRMATVLMLALIAIEVTDLVFAIDSIPAVLSITRHPFLAYTSNIMAVMGLRSLYFLLAHLLTKLRYLHYGLAAVLAFAALKMLSSHFIEIGPLVSLGVVAAMLAITIGLSLIRKPTEAGNA
- a CDS encoding DUF3761 domain-containing protein is translated as MKLFSSSLSLLAITFFAVSAHAQSAPPAGATGLCKDGTYTTSATKSGACRGHQGVKQWLSASAAPAAAAAPAKAATPTPSLAPAAAPAPMSAPAASAAPAKAAHTNLASVAAAPGGGPGMVWVNSSSNVYHCYGSQYYGKTKQGSYMSEADAKAKGAHADHNHPCSK
- a CDS encoding GDCCVxC domain-containing (seleno)protein → MTPDAVILESLLTCPECGHTTRENMPTDSCQFFHECAGCHTILRPKSGDCCVFCSFGSVKCPPVQQKSCCCSS
- the merR gene encoding Hg(II)-responsive transcriptional regulator, whose translation is MPENLTIGMLAKRGGVNVETIRYYQRRGLLQEPLKPYTGFRQYPPQSVRRIRFIKRAQSLGFTLEEIHGLLALDERRACRETRGMAAHKLELIEEKLADLSTMKKALSRLVRACDASSEGTPCPIIHLLADD
- a CDS encoding M28 family peptidase gives rise to the protein MNTRPFTKHSRILACHSEQAAGKPALSKCNESNGKDLRSATDEPTTVVIPAEAVVIRRLRSGGIPAFLSLLVLILVSTMPSAHAQKVATQNASRATHKFSGQAAYELTKQFITVAPHRWIGSPDHAKAEEFIRSHFTAEAAKGNFETDSFSASTPVGQLAMKNFIVRYPGKKDGIIVIASHYETNYPLRDINFVGANDGGATTALLIELGNYLRAHPPEGYSVWLVFDDGEEAIQSWSDRDSLYGTRHLAAKWSQEGILQKIKAFLVADMIGDKDLNIDRDSNSTPWLLDMLATAAKNTGHSAYVFKNETAVMDDHLPFRQRGVPVLDVVDIEYGPPTREHPEGGYHHTELDTLDKISARSLQISGDLLIEMIRLINLHR